The Brevibacillus humidisoli DNA segment TGTCGGCTCAGAAGAGGGACGAGTGCTTTCGCTTGGAAACAAAAAATATCTGGCCTCGCGTGACCTTTTTCGTCTGCCTCCCGTCAGACGGGGTAGAGAACAAGAGGTTGGAGGAAGTGTGATGGCGATGCCGCTGGAAAAGGTGGGAGAGATAGCTTCTACACCGCCGGAACAATCAAAAGAATTGGAAACGAGAGATTTCACGGAGTTATATGATGAATATTTTGATCGGGTCAACCGATATCTGCGCTGTCGGGTCTACAACCCTTGGGATGCAGACGATCTAACCACGACGGTCTTTTTAAAGGCGTTGGAGAAGTTTGAACAGTACAGTCGGACCAGTCCGTTCGCCTCCTGGATTTTCCGTATTGCGCACAATACGTTTGTCGATTACCTGCGGAAAAACAAGGAGCTCCCTGTGGACAACAGTCAGCTGCTGGTTGAAGAAGTGGACGAGACGTGGCAGCCTGAGCGGCAGGCTCTCAGCAACGAAGAGATCCATCTGCTGCAGGAAAGATTGGAGCTGCTGTCTCCGGATCAGCGTGACGTGCTGACACTTCGCTACTTTGCCGATTTGAAAATCAGTCAGGTGGCGGAAGTGCTCGGCAAGACAGAGTCCAGCGTGAAAATGCTCTCGCACCGCGGCTTGCAGCAGCTGCAAAAACTGTATAGGGAGGGAGACCGTCGTGAAAAAAGATGAGCGCTTTGCAGCACAAGAGGAGGAATCGACGATAGAGCTGCTCTTGGCCCATTTAAAGGAGATGCGTCAGGCGGTCCCGATCAACTACCAGTTGAAGGCAGAGCTGAAGCAGAAACTGCAGGAACAGATCAAAAAGTTGGCGCAAAGCGAGTCTGAGCCATCCGGAATGCAGCTGCAGCAGGCGCGAAGAGGCTGGTGGTGGGGAGGTGCCTTCCTGATCGTGGTGGCGGCCATGGTCCTGTTGATTTGGCCGGATGACGAGATTCGTCTCGGCAGCGAGCAAACGCTGGCTGTCCCGGTACAACAGGAGGCAGAACGGACAGCACTCGCCCCATTTGATGAGCAGGTTGCCTATCTCGCCGATGACGAGAAGCTATACATTCATCAGTTTGTCAACGAGGTACCCCATGAGCGATCTTACCAGCTTCCA contains these protein-coding regions:
- a CDS encoding RNA polymerase sigma factor, coding for MPLEKVGEIASTPPEQSKELETRDFTELYDEYFDRVNRYLRCRVYNPWDADDLTTTVFLKALEKFEQYSRTSPFASWIFRIAHNTFVDYLRKNKELPVDNSQLLVEEVDETWQPERQALSNEEIHLLQERLELLSPDQRDVLTLRYFADLKISQVAEVLGKTESSVKMLSHRGLQQLQKLYREGDRREKR